A single genomic interval of Bradyrhizobium sp. sBnM-33 harbors:
- a CDS encoding glycosyltransferase family 4 protein: MNIWLLHPFAGGPGLGRHWRPFWLAEAWGKMGHRVLVVSSGFHHLHRQPRSPGPLRINDVDFWFLDTPRYGKGSLGRLWNNLSFGPVLRSGSAAIAKQVGVPDVVIASSPHLFFVSAAHRVARRFGAKFWVEVRDLWPESIVALGMTPAWHPLMTLLGWKERFAYRTADRVVCLLAGAEAHMRARGLPAGRFTWIPNGVSEGEIQRAREIESLSHSLIDRINLMKNEGRRLVLYAGGMGPPNAMEVILDAAAALRRTNPEIYFVLIGSGTSRAELKQRAAGLANVEFQDEVDRSIVHGMLNASDCAVVSFHKNALYHHGISPNKLFDYCLFAPRSVIACEDKALVGLEDLVTARCEPNDPAALATSLVTALDSPERPRSDRIAVAQHYSYSALAARYLDSDKGPRLKCDLGDTSLPMKFVSNQ, encoded by the coding sequence ATGAACATCTGGCTGTTGCATCCCTTTGCCGGCGGGCCCGGATTGGGTCGTCACTGGCGGCCGTTCTGGCTCGCAGAGGCCTGGGGAAAGATGGGCCATCGCGTGCTGGTCGTCAGCTCCGGCTTCCATCATCTGCACAGACAACCGCGGTCTCCAGGCCCGCTGCGGATTAATGACGTCGATTTCTGGTTTCTCGATACGCCGCGCTACGGCAAGGGCAGTTTGGGTCGACTGTGGAATAACCTGAGTTTCGGACCGGTTCTTCGCTCGGGATCAGCTGCGATAGCCAAGCAGGTTGGCGTACCGGATGTCGTGATCGCTTCAAGCCCACATCTATTCTTCGTCTCGGCGGCACATCGGGTCGCGCGTCGATTCGGTGCCAAATTCTGGGTCGAGGTCCGCGATCTCTGGCCAGAGAGCATCGTGGCGCTCGGGATGACCCCGGCATGGCATCCGCTGATGACGTTGCTCGGCTGGAAGGAGCGGTTCGCTTATCGCACTGCGGATCGTGTTGTTTGCCTTTTGGCAGGCGCGGAGGCCCATATGCGGGCGCGCGGCTTGCCGGCCGGCAGGTTCACGTGGATTCCCAACGGGGTGTCCGAGGGCGAAATCCAACGCGCGCGCGAAATCGAAAGCCTCAGTCACTCGCTCATTGACCGCATCAACCTGATGAAGAACGAGGGCAGGCGGCTCGTTCTCTACGCAGGTGGCATGGGTCCTCCCAATGCGATGGAGGTCATTCTCGACGCTGCGGCTGCGCTCCGCAGGACAAATCCAGAGATTTATTTCGTCCTGATCGGCTCAGGCACCTCACGGGCCGAACTGAAGCAGCGGGCCGCGGGGCTTGCGAACGTGGAATTCCAGGATGAAGTCGACCGATCGATCGTGCACGGCATGCTCAATGCATCAGATTGCGCGGTCGTATCCTTCCACAAGAACGCGCTCTATCACCATGGCATCAGCCCGAACAAACTATTCGATTACTGTCTCTTCGCTCCGCGCAGCGTCATTGCCTGCGAAGACAAGGCGCTTGTAGGGCTGGAAGATCTGGTAACCGCGCGATGTGAACCGAATGATCCTGCTGCGCTCGCTACGTCCCTGGTGACGGCACTGGACAGCCCGGAGCGTCCGCGGAGCGATCGGATCGCAGTCGCGCAGCACTACAGCTATTCGGCGCTCGCAGCGCGATATCTGGACTCAGACAAAGGACCGCGCCTAAAGTGTGATCTTGGCGACACATCGCTTCCGATGAAATTCGTTTCCAATCAATAG
- a CDS encoding glycosyltransferase, with protein MLSSVHSANDIRIVEKEARSLSEAGHTVTVVARPPRASDAGGIEFKPIELPAVARWKRPWVMGRAATALARATGADVVQFHDPELIPFALWLRSRGCKVIYDVHEDVPADIYSKKWIPRWMKPVVALGMDLVERNTARHFDAIVAATPTIAKRFRDFGAAVTLVRNSVRLDEFIEPTGKTLRKRQAVYIGHASFNRGLIEMVEACDAARLPLVLAGSIGATEADWLRRSSAGIVHRGKLDRSEIAALLNESLIGLCFFQHEPNHLYAMPTKIFEYMAAGVPVITSDLPRSKEIVETAGCGFAVSLDDKKALIERLSLLADEPRRAIELGLAGRAAVAKDYNWQYDAAELNKLYKELFSRRSVA; from the coding sequence ATGCTGTCGAGCGTCCATTCGGCCAACGACATTCGAATTGTCGAAAAAGAAGCGCGAAGCCTTTCTGAGGCCGGTCACACCGTGACTGTTGTGGCGCGGCCGCCTCGCGCCAGCGATGCAGGCGGCATCGAATTCAAGCCAATCGAACTGCCGGCAGTCGCCCGGTGGAAGAGGCCGTGGGTCATGGGTCGAGCTGCGACGGCGCTTGCGCGTGCGACGGGCGCGGATGTCGTGCAGTTTCACGACCCGGAATTGATACCTTTCGCACTGTGGCTCAGGAGCCGGGGCTGCAAGGTGATCTATGATGTCCATGAGGACGTGCCCGCTGACATTTACTCAAAGAAATGGATCCCCCGGTGGATGAAGCCGGTCGTCGCGCTCGGCATGGATTTGGTGGAGCGGAACACTGCGCGCCATTTTGACGCGATTGTCGCGGCGACGCCAACCATTGCGAAGCGCTTTCGTGACTTCGGTGCAGCGGTGACGCTCGTCCGAAACAGTGTACGGCTCGACGAATTCATCGAGCCGACCGGCAAGACTCTACGAAAGAGACAGGCCGTCTATATCGGGCATGCGAGTTTCAACCGTGGACTCATCGAAATGGTCGAAGCGTGCGACGCTGCGCGATTGCCGCTCGTTCTGGCCGGCAGCATTGGCGCGACAGAAGCTGATTGGCTGAGACGATCTTCCGCGGGGATCGTGCACCGCGGAAAACTGGACCGATCCGAAATCGCTGCTTTGCTCAATGAGAGCCTGATCGGACTCTGTTTTTTCCAGCATGAGCCAAACCATCTTTATGCCATGCCGACCAAGATCTTCGAGTATATGGCTGCAGGAGTGCCGGTCATTACCAGCGACTTGCCGCGCTCGAAGGAAATTGTCGAAACGGCCGGCTGTGGATTTGCAGTGTCCCTAGATGATAAGAAAGCGCTAATAGAGCGGCTCTCTTTGCTTGCAGACGAACCTCGACGGGCGATTGAGTTGGGACTGGCGGGCCGAGCGGCAGTCGCCAAGGATTACAATTGGCAGTACGACGCGGCGGAGCTCAACAAGCTCTATAAGGAACTCTTTTCGCGCCGGTCAGTGGCATGA
- the asnB gene encoding asparagine synthase (glutamine-hydrolyzing), giving the protein MCGIFGLVTKNGPVDADQVDRLTDLVAHRGPDGRGVRVNGNVGLGHRRLAIIDLTDDGAQPMRDTRVPIWITYNGEIYNYLELRAELETLGFVFYTASDTEVLLAAYVCWGENCLERFNGMWSFAIHDERDNTLFCARDRFGVKPFYYVNMATQFAFGSEIRQLLPLIERPVADDDLVSDFLVCGLTDHTNRTFFKGIEKLPPGHRMRVDVSTGRVDIERYYLLVPRLKVTDEENAAQLLRGLLDDAIRLRLRSDVRVGTCLSGGLDSSSVATLAARRYGSMSSERFFAITAVSEQATNNEEAYAAEIAAKSELNWLRTRPSYEDFASTAEALLEVQEEPFAGPSIMMQYEVMKTARSNGVIVLLDGQGGDETLLGYHRYYAAWLLDHFQRAGVRKFLSAFGEAMRAGIPPRRLLMYLFGAGSAGLRAAFYRLRYTFLKKPDLPESLRRFSRKTRDAQQMQVLEITETNLPMLLRFEDKNSMRFGIETRLPFLDYRFVEFALTLPTGIKLNKGWAKWPLRAAMQDLLPASIVWRKDKIGFAAPDQLWLSRHSPAMYDKVIGSTLLARYVDMGAVQRKFHRLDLGMRWRLYCVALWGERFRVGAP; this is encoded by the coding sequence GTGTGCGGCATATTCGGCCTTGTCACAAAGAACGGGCCCGTTGATGCTGATCAAGTCGATCGACTGACGGATCTCGTCGCTCACCGTGGGCCGGACGGGCGCGGGGTGAGGGTGAATGGTAATGTCGGGTTGGGGCACCGGCGACTAGCCATCATCGATCTGACGGATGACGGCGCGCAGCCAATGCGCGACACGCGCGTCCCGATCTGGATCACATACAACGGCGAGATCTACAATTATCTTGAGCTCCGCGCGGAGCTTGAGACGCTCGGATTTGTCTTTTACACGGCCTCGGACACCGAAGTCTTGTTGGCGGCCTATGTCTGCTGGGGCGAAAATTGCCTCGAGCGCTTTAACGGCATGTGGTCGTTTGCAATTCACGACGAACGCGACAACACGCTTTTCTGTGCCCGCGACCGGTTCGGCGTGAAGCCGTTCTACTATGTCAATATGGCCACGCAGTTCGCGTTCGGCTCGGAGATTCGCCAACTTCTTCCGTTGATTGAACGCCCCGTTGCTGACGACGATCTGGTCAGCGACTTTCTCGTCTGCGGCCTGACCGACCATACCAACCGGACCTTCTTCAAAGGCATCGAAAAGCTACCTCCCGGACATCGGATGCGCGTTGATGTGTCGACAGGTCGGGTCGATATTGAGCGCTACTATTTGCTCGTTCCTCGTTTGAAGGTAACCGACGAGGAAAATGCGGCGCAATTATTGCGAGGCCTGCTTGATGACGCTATCCGACTGCGTTTGCGATCGGACGTTCGCGTCGGAACCTGCCTGTCGGGCGGGTTGGACAGTTCAAGTGTCGCGACGCTGGCTGCGAGGCGCTACGGGTCGATGTCGAGCGAGCGGTTCTTTGCCATTACCGCTGTGAGCGAGCAGGCCACCAACAACGAGGAAGCATACGCGGCCGAGATTGCAGCGAAATCAGAATTGAATTGGCTGCGCACCCGGCCTAGCTACGAGGATTTTGCATCAACAGCGGAAGCATTGCTGGAAGTCCAGGAAGAGCCATTCGCTGGCCCTTCGATCATGATGCAATATGAGGTGATGAAAACCGCGCGGTCAAATGGCGTGATTGTGCTCCTCGACGGCCAGGGTGGCGATGAAACGCTGTTGGGGTATCATCGCTACTATGCCGCCTGGCTGCTCGATCATTTTCAACGCGCGGGCGTGCGGAAATTTCTGTCTGCCTTCGGCGAGGCCATGCGAGCAGGAATTCCGCCGCGGCGACTACTTATGTATTTGTTTGGAGCGGGCTCGGCGGGACTGCGCGCGGCCTTCTATCGCTTGCGATACACTTTCCTGAAGAAGCCGGACCTGCCGGAATCTCTCCGTCGCTTTTCGCGAAAGACGAGAGATGCGCAGCAAATGCAGGTGCTGGAGATTACCGAAACAAATCTACCGATGCTCCTGCGTTTCGAGGACAAGAATTCCATGCGGTTTGGCATCGAAACGCGGTTGCCATTCCTTGACTACCGCTTTGTCGAATTTGCCCTGACTCTGCCAACGGGCATAAAATTGAACAAGGGGTGGGCCAAGTGGCCGCTTCGCGCAGCTATGCAGGACCTTCTGCCGGCCAGCATCGTTTGGCGAAAGGACAAGATCGGATTTGCGGCGCCCGACCAACTTTGGCTCAGCCGCCATTCCCCTGCGATGTATGACAAGGTGATTGGCAGTACGCTGCTTGCTCGCTACGTCGACATGGGCGCAGTTCAGAGGAAATTCCACCGGCTCGACCTCGGAATGCGCTGGCGGCTTTATTGTGTCGCGCTCTGGGGTGAGCGCTTCCGGGTTGGAGCCCCATGA